The genomic window AAGTCGTGGTTACAACCGGGCGTGGGGATGCAATTAACGAAGACAGAAAAGGAACGTCAACAAACATCAACAGGGAGTCTCTTGAGAATATGCCCACATTGAGTAGGAGTATTGAAGATTTTACCAGATTCACTCCACAGAGTTCAGGAAATTCATTTGCTGGACAGGATCCTAAGGCTGTGAATTTCACGGTTGACGGAGCCATCTTAACCAATGCGTTCGGTTTATCCGGAAGCGTACCGGGCGCTTCAACCAATTCAACCCCGATTTCACTGGATGCTATAGAAGAGATTCAAGTCAATATTTCGCCATATGATGTTACACAAGGGGGGTTTGTTGGTGCCGGAATCAATGCCGTTACGCGAAGCGGAGACAACGAGATTAGGGGCTCGGTATTTACCAATTTAAGGAATGAAAACATGGTTGGTACCCGCGCAAGAGGTACTGAAGTGGTGACGGATGAATTCAATGTTAACCAGGTTGGATTCAGGGTTGGAGGCCCCATTGTTAAGGATAAGCTCTTCTTTTTTATCAGTGGTGAAATGGAGAACCGGTCCGACCCGGGAACATCCTTTGTTTCAGATAGCGGACAAGAGGGTGAAAACGTTACCCGGGTGAAAACAGAAGACCTTCAAAATGTACGGAACACCCTTATTGAGCGCTTTGGATACGATCCCGGTGAATGGCAAGGCTACAGTTTGCCCACCAATTCGCACAAAATACTGGCCAAAATTGATTACAACATCAGCAAAGCACATAATTTAAGTGTGCGGTTTAATATGATGGAATCCACTCAGGGACGATTGAATGCGAGAACCTCTTTGGGGTTTGGTGGCAGAAATGCTAATTTGTTCTCAATGAATTTTCAGAATTCCAATTACCTGTTAAATGATAATTTCTATTCTGGGATTGCTGAGTTAAACTCGATGATAGGAGATAAGTTTTTCAATAACCTCACTGTTGGGTTTACCCGGCAAACGAATTTCCGCAGTTGGGAAGGTGGTGATTTTCCGGCAGTGGATATTTTAGAGAATGGCAGAAACTATATTTCTTTTGGTACTGATTTGTTGTCGCCTAACAGAGCTTTGAATTCCAATATTTTTCAGTTTCAGAATAACTTCAAAATGTATCTTCAGGGCCACACTCTTACTACAGGCGTTAATTTCGAGTATTTTAGCTTTGACTACACTTTCAATCCTACTTTTTTTGGCCACTACGTTTACAACTCTCTTGATGATTTTTACAGTCATATTGACGGTGAAGTGGTAGAGTTGAGACGGTTTCAGCAAACCTTCTCAGGGTTGCCCGATGGAGGAATTCCCACAGCAAGGACTGAAGCGTATATTGCCAGTGCCTATATTCAGGACGAGTGGAATGTAACCAGAAACCTAAAGGTAACGGGTGGAGTGAGACTTGATGTACCTTTTTACGGAAACACTGCACCGAGAAACTCGGCAGTGGAAGATTTGACGTTTAAAAACCCGGAAGGTGAGGCCTTTAGTATCCGTACTGATAAACTTCCGGAAGCGCAGTTTATGTTCAACCCGAGGGCAGGGTTTAACTGGGATGTCAAAGGCGACAGAACACTGCAGGTGAGAGGGGGGAGCGGCTTGTTCACGGGGAGGCCAATCTACATCAACGTGTCCAATATGATCAATTCTAATGGTTTGACTTTGGGTCAGATTCGCGAAGACAACACCACAAATTTTGCATTTAGCCCGGATATAACCACCCATGTGCCTGATGAGCCGGGTGAGCCTGATTCTTTCGATTTGGCATATATCTCACCAAATTTCAGAAACCCACAGGTGTGGAGATCGAATGTGGGCATTGAAAAATCATTGTTTTGGGGAGTAATAGCTTCATTTGAAGCCGTGTACACGCGTCAAATATCTGACATAGTGTTTTATGAATCTAACTTAAGGGCGCCTTCACAGAACATGTCGGGCCCGGATAATCGTCCTTTGTATGGTTTTTCGGACGAGGAAAACAGAATCAACCCGAACATTACGAAT from Cryomorphaceae bacterium includes these protein-coding regions:
- a CDS encoding TonB-dependent receptor — translated: MEGLITAEDDFPLPGAHIVAIHTPTNTRYTATTRNDGRFAIPGMRVGGPYTVRVSFVGFSDMVYEGITLRLGINYTLNVVMGDEGVEMQEVVVTTGRGDAINEDRKGTSTNINRESLENMPTLSRSIEDFTRFTPQSSGNSFAGQDPKAVNFTVDGAILTNAFGLSGSVPGASTNSTPISLDAIEEIQVNISPYDVTQGGFVGAGINAVTRSGDNEIRGSVFTNLRNENMVGTRARGTEVVTDEFNVNQVGFRVGGPIVKDKLFFFISGEMENRSDPGTSFVSDSGQEGENVTRVKTEDLQNVRNTLIERFGYDPGEWQGYSLPTNSHKILAKIDYNISKAHNLSVRFNMMESTQGRLNARTSLGFGGRNANLFSMNFQNSNYLLNDNFYSGIAELNSMIGDKFFNNLTVGFTRQTNFRSWEGGDFPAVDILENGRNYISFGTDLLSPNRALNSNIFQFQNNFKMYLQGHTLTTGVNFEYFSFDYTFNPTFFGHYVYNSLDDFYSHIDGEVVELRRFQQTFSGLPDGGIPTARTEAYIASAYIQDEWNVTRNLKVTGGVRLDVPFYGNTAPRNSAVEDLTFKNPEGEAFSIRTDKLPEAQFMFNPRAGFNWDVKGDRTLQVRGGSGLFTGRPIYINVSNMINSNGLTLGQIREDNTTNFAFSPDITTHVPDEPGEPDSFDLAYISPNFRNPQVWRSNVGIEKSLFWGVIASFEAVYTRQISDIVFYESNLRAPSQNMSGPDNRPLYGFSDEENRINPNITNATVMDNTDQGYSYSLTAQLTKTFNNGLSVMAAYNYAVAKNIADGNTQHFLSYENIHSVAGGNFPQLGFSLDDQRHRFIAMLSYSKSYAKEKMSSSVSMFFELGNQGVFSYVYNGDANGDLVAGNDLIYVPTLQEIEGMQFAELELNGVVYSAEEQRAIFNNLIDQDKHLSSRRGDYAQRHGAQMPVTGRLDFSFQQNFHFKVKDKKNTLQLRFDVINLTNLINNNWGVGWIPSNDAPISIVDLDTENVPTYQLNAVRGELPTESFRRSANILDVWQMQFGVRYIFN